Proteins co-encoded in one Haloarcula pelagica genomic window:
- a CDS encoding HVO_0649 family zinc finger protein produces the protein MATNRKGGSSPLARIQNRYEGTKKKCPECGFVDEAGNWDSRTNGGKIVYRHTCPSCDAEREHTFSILG, from the coding sequence ATGGCAACGAACCGTAAGGGCGGCTCGTCACCGCTGGCACGTATCCAGAACCGCTACGAGGGAACCAAAAAGAAGTGCCCGGAGTGTGGGTTCGTCGACGAGGCGGGCAACTGGGACAGCCGGACCAACGGCGGCAAGATCGTCTACCGCCACACCTGCCCGAGCTGTGACGCCGAGCGCGAGCACACGTTCTCGATCCTCGGATAG